A single Candidatus Rokuibacteriota bacterium DNA region contains:
- a CDS encoding Smr/MutS family protein, translated as MSLPGPVGSVTPDQEPVAVPIEDALDLHTFAPRDIPSVVEVYLEEAVKRGFAEVRLIHGKGKGVQRAVVQRLLTGHPRVLRFFDAPAERGSWGATVVVLRR; from the coding sequence CTGAGCCTGCCGGGCCCAGTCGGGAGCGTGACTCCCGACCAGGAGCCCGTGGCCGTTCCGATCGAGGACGCCCTCGATCTGCACACCTTCGCCCCCCGTGACATCCCCTCCGTCGTCGAGGTCTACCTGGAGGAGGCGGTGAAGCGCGGCTTCGCCGAGGTGCGGCTCATCCACGGCAAGGGCAAGGGCGTGCAGCGCGCCGTCGTGCAGCGCCTCCTGACAGGACATCCGCGGGTGCTGCGCTTCTTCGACGCCCCCGCGGAGCGGGGAAGCTGGGGCGCCACCGTCGTCGTCCTCCGCCGC